From a single Nicotiana tabacum cultivar K326 chromosome 8, ASM71507v2, whole genome shotgun sequence genomic region:
- the LOC107778783 gene encoding GDSL esterase/lipase At5g03980-like yields the protein MATLSITRISLSLSLITLTAFFFTPSTAQTKCNINSVYQLGDSLADAGNVIRTPGASIIFRADRSPYGSTFFNRPTGRFSNGRVIIDFITQSFKLPFLNAYLDRGAAFTQGVNFAVAGGTALNTSFWTARNIRLPTWNTPLANQLGWFKTHLQSTCGSRCADSLKNSLIVMGEWGGNDYYNGFFQNKQISEVRTYVPNVVAGIMRGIKDVIQLGATRFLVPGIYPLGCLPLYLTSFPDNNTGAYDQMGCLRNYNEFASYHNRYVSRAIANLQREFPNVSIVYGDFYGSLLTVMRSASSFGFDQNTLLSACCGTGGRYNFNFRTVCGAAGINVCSNPARYVHWDGIHLTDEAHRRMTDILVNDMLSKFRCAVQATS from the coding sequence ATGGCTACTCTTTCAATAACCCGAATTTCCTTGTCCCTTTCACTCATTACTTTGACAGCTTTCTTCTTTACTCCTTCAACTGCCCAAACAAAATGCAATATTAATTCAGTGTACCAACTCGGCGATTCTCTCGCCGACGCCGGTAATGTCATCCGTACACCCGGCGCCTCCATCATTTTCCGTGCGGACCGCTCTCCTTACGGCTCTACTTTCTTCAACAGACCCACTGGCCGTTTCTCAAACGGCCGTGTCATTATCGACTTTATTACCCAATCTTTCAAACTCCCTTTCCTCAATGCTTACTTGGACAGGGGTGCTGCTTTCACACAAGGCGTTAATTTCGCTGTCGCTGGTGGTACGGCCCTCAACACTTCCTTCTGGACTGCCCGAAACATTCGGTTGCCCACTTGGAACACCCCGCTCGCAAACCAATTAGGTTGGTTCAAAACTCATCTTCAGTCCACCTGTGGCTCCAGATGTGCAGACTCTCTCAAAAACTCTCTGATAGTAATGGGGGAATGGGGTGGAAACGATTACTACAATGGGTTTTTCCAGAACAAGCAGATCTCAGAAGTTAGGACATACGTTCCTAACGTTGTCGCTGGGATTATGAGAGGCATCAAAGATGTGATTCAGCTCGGAGCCACGCGCTTTTTGGTTCCAGGAATTTACCCACTCGGGTGCTTGCCGCTTTATCTCACATCATTTCCTGACAATAATACAGGCGCGTACGATCAAATGGGTTGCTTGAGGAACTACAACGAGTTCGCTTCGTATCATAATAGATACGTGAGCAGAGCTATCGCGAATCTGCAGCGCGAATTCCCCAATGTTAGTATTGTGTACGGGGATTTCTATGGTTCCCTTTTGACAGTTATGCGCAGTGCTTCTTCCTTTGGATTTGACCAGAACACGTTGCTTAGTGCATGTTGTGGAACTGGAGGGAGGTATAACTTTAACTTTAGGACCGTGTGTGGAGCTGCTGGGATCAATGTTTGTTCGAATCCGGCTAGATACGTGCACTGGGATGGAATTCATTTGACAGACGAAGCTCATCGTCGTATGACAGACATTCTTGTCAACGACATGTTGTCCAAATTCAGGTGTGCTGTTCAGGCAACTAGCTAG